The following proteins are encoded in a genomic region of Burkholderia pyrrocinia:
- a CDS encoding M20 aminoacylase family protein, protein MTHSVIPAGLADEMIQIRHRIHAHPELGFEEFATSDLVAEQLQSWGYTVHRGLGGTGVVAQLKIGNGAQRLGLRADMDALPIHEATGLPYQSTIAGKMHACGHDGHTAMLLAAAKHLARERRFSGTLNLIFQPAEEGLGGAKKMLDEGLFELFPCDAIFAMHNMPGFPTGKFGFLPGPFMASSDTVIIDVQGRGGHGAVPHKAIDSVVVCAQIVIALQTIVSRNVSPLDMAIVTVGAIHAGEAPNVIPDRAQMRLSVRALKPEVRVLLETRIKEVVHAQAAVFGATATIDYQRRYPVLVNDAEMTAFARSVAREWVGDANLIDGMVPLTGSEDFAFLLEKRPGCYLIIGNGDGEGGCMVHNPGYDFNDAALPTGASYWVKLAEAFLV, encoded by the coding sequence GTGACGCACAGCGTGATCCCCGCAGGCCTCGCCGATGAAATGATCCAGATCCGGCACCGCATCCATGCCCATCCCGAGCTGGGCTTCGAGGAATTCGCGACGAGCGATCTCGTCGCGGAGCAGTTGCAGTCGTGGGGCTATACGGTGCATCGCGGGCTCGGCGGCACGGGCGTCGTCGCGCAGTTGAAGATCGGCAACGGCGCGCAGCGTCTCGGCCTGCGCGCGGACATGGACGCGCTGCCGATCCACGAGGCAACCGGCCTGCCGTACCAGAGCACGATCGCAGGCAAGATGCACGCGTGCGGCCACGACGGCCACACCGCGATGCTGCTCGCGGCCGCGAAGCATCTCGCCCGCGAGCGGCGCTTCTCGGGCACGCTGAACCTGATCTTCCAGCCGGCCGAGGAAGGGCTCGGCGGCGCGAAGAAGATGCTCGACGAAGGGCTGTTCGAGTTGTTCCCGTGCGACGCGATCTTCGCGATGCACAACATGCCGGGCTTTCCGACCGGCAAGTTCGGCTTCCTGCCGGGGCCGTTCATGGCGTCGTCGGATACCGTGATCATCGACGTGCAGGGCCGCGGCGGCCACGGTGCGGTGCCGCACAAGGCGATCGACTCGGTCGTCGTCTGCGCGCAGATCGTCATTGCGCTGCAGACGATCGTGTCGCGCAACGTGTCGCCGCTCGACATGGCGATCGTCACGGTCGGCGCGATCCATGCGGGCGAAGCGCCGAACGTGATTCCCGATCGCGCGCAGATGCGCCTGTCCGTGCGCGCGCTGAAGCCCGAGGTACGCGTCCTGCTCGAGACGCGCATCAAGGAAGTCGTGCATGCGCAGGCGGCCGTGTTCGGCGCGACCGCGACGATCGACTACCAGCGCCGCTACCCGGTGCTCGTCAACGATGCGGAGATGACCGCGTTCGCGCGTAGCGTCGCGCGCGAGTGGGTGGGCGATGCGAACCTGATCGACGGCATGGTGCCGCTCACCGGCAGCGAGGATTTCGCGTTCCTGCTTGAAAAGCGGCCGGGCTGCTACCTGATCATCGGCAACGGCGACGGGGAAGGCGGCTGCATGGTGCACAACCCCGGCTACGATTTCAACGACGCGGCGCTGCCGACGGGTGCGTCGTACTGGGTCAAGCTGGCCGAGGCGTTCCTGGTGTGA
- the cobO gene encoding cob(I)yrinic acid a,c-diamide adenosyltransferase — protein MKTDSESHQRMAERRRAGHEKKQAAATHEKGLLIVHTGNGKGKSTAAFGMAVRVLGHGMRLGVVQFIKGALHTSERDFLGAVAECDFVTMGDGYTWNTQNRDADIATARKGWDEARRMIESGDYRMVILDELNTVLKYEYLPLDEVLATLVARPDPVHVVVTGRHAPDALIDAADLVTEMRLVKHPYKEQGVKAQRGVEF, from the coding sequence ATGAAGACCGACTCCGAATCCCATCAGCGGATGGCCGAACGCCGCCGCGCCGGCCACGAGAAGAAGCAGGCCGCCGCCACCCACGAAAAGGGCCTGCTGATCGTCCACACCGGCAACGGCAAGGGCAAGAGCACAGCCGCATTCGGCATGGCCGTGCGCGTGCTCGGCCACGGCATGCGGCTGGGTGTCGTGCAGTTCATCAAGGGTGCGCTGCACACGTCCGAGCGCGACTTCCTCGGCGCGGTCGCGGAATGCGACTTCGTGACGATGGGCGACGGCTATACGTGGAACACGCAGAACCGCGACGCCGACATCGCGACCGCGCGCAAGGGCTGGGACGAGGCGCGCCGGATGATCGAAAGCGGCGACTACCGGATGGTGATCCTCGACGAGCTGAACACCGTGCTGAAGTACGAATACCTGCCGCTCGACGAAGTGCTCGCGACGCTCGTCGCGCGTCCGGACCCGGTGCATGTCGTCGTGACCGGGCGGCATGCGCCCGATGCGCTGATCGACGCGGCCGATCTCGTCACCGAAATGCGGCTCGTCAAGCATCCGTACAAGGAGCAAGGCGTGAAGGCGCAGCGCGGCGTGGAGTTCTGA
- a CDS encoding nucleotidyl transferase AbiEii/AbiGii toxin family protein, translating to MTDTSPTRPLEVDARRPLEPAAVALLQAVSMACARLDAAFVVAGATARDILMWHVYGIRPVRATRDVDVAVCAVSWPFHEQLVDALVATGQFTRAPKQQQKLLFESGTHGFRTELDLVPFGPLETPPGEIAWPPGGDFVLNVLGFREAVDTAQPVSIDARTVVPVASLPALALLKLLAWKDRRARQNSDAYDLLFLLRNFHDTGNRERIWDAAPDLLETHAFQPGLAAAALLARDAKRIASPQTRDAIRALLSDEATYATLGQDLLARAFALLPGEFSDEADRYLDAFRNAFLADPPSPPV from the coding sequence ATGACCGATACCTCGCCCACCCGCCCGCTTGAAGTCGATGCACGCCGGCCGCTCGAGCCGGCGGCGGTCGCGCTGCTGCAAGCGGTCAGCATGGCCTGCGCGCGCCTCGATGCAGCCTTCGTCGTCGCCGGCGCAACCGCGCGCGACATCCTGATGTGGCACGTATACGGCATCCGGCCGGTGCGCGCGACGCGGGACGTCGACGTCGCGGTGTGCGCGGTGAGCTGGCCGTTTCACGAGCAGCTCGTCGATGCGCTCGTCGCGACCGGGCAATTCACGCGCGCGCCGAAACAGCAGCAGAAACTACTATTCGAAAGCGGAACGCACGGTTTTCGCACCGAGCTCGATCTCGTGCCGTTCGGGCCGCTCGAAACGCCGCCGGGCGAGATCGCGTGGCCGCCGGGCGGCGATTTCGTGCTGAACGTGCTCGGGTTCCGGGAAGCGGTCGACACGGCGCAGCCGGTGTCGATCGACGCACGCACCGTGGTGCCGGTGGCCAGCCTGCCGGCGCTCGCGCTGCTGAAGTTGCTCGCATGGAAGGACCGGCGCGCGCGCCAGAACAGCGACGCGTATGACCTGCTGTTCCTGCTGCGGAATTTTCACGACACCGGCAATCGCGAACGCATCTGGGATGCCGCGCCGGACTTGCTCGAGACGCATGCGTTCCAGCCGGGTCTCGCCGCCGCCGCGCTGCTCGCGCGAGATGCGAAACGGATTGCTTCGCCGCAAACGCGCGACGCCATCCGCGCGCTGTTGTCCGACGAAGCGACTTACGCGACGCTCGGCCAGGATCTGCTGGCACGCGCGTTCGCGCTGTTGCCGGGTGAATTCAGCGACGAAGCCGACCGGTATCTCGACGCGTTCCGCAACGCATTCCTCGCCGATCCGCCCTCCCCACCTGTGTGA
- the cobA gene encoding uroporphyrinogen-III C-methyltransferase — MCRPPSLFHCFDTVRAVPRAMSRAWLIGAGPGDADLLTLRAVRAIGAADVLLVDDLVNPDVLRHARADAQIEHVGKRGGHASTPQEAIVAAMLAHLRAGRSVARLKGGDPFVFGRGGEELAALGAAGFPVEVVNGITAGIAAPAALGIPVTQRGDAQGVIFVTGHGAGADEPDWRALAATRLTIVIYMGIRRLDTIAAALRDGGLPGDTPCAAIENATRPGQRHVLATLDTLVERVGATGIGSPAIVVIGRVAALADDPAVRAALGGGA, encoded by the coding sequence ATGTGCCGCCCGCCTTCCCTGTTCCACTGTTTCGACACGGTGCGTGCCGTGCCGCGCGCGATGAGCCGCGCGTGGCTCATCGGCGCCGGCCCCGGCGACGCCGACCTGCTGACGCTCCGGGCCGTACGCGCGATCGGCGCGGCGGACGTGCTGCTCGTCGACGATCTCGTGAACCCCGACGTGCTGCGTCATGCGCGCGCCGACGCGCAGATCGAGCATGTCGGCAAGCGCGGCGGTCATGCCTCCACGCCGCAGGAAGCGATCGTCGCCGCGATGCTCGCGCACCTGCGCGCGGGCCGCAGCGTCGCGCGGCTCAAGGGCGGCGATCCGTTCGTGTTCGGCCGCGGCGGCGAGGAACTGGCCGCGCTCGGCGCGGCGGGCTTTCCGGTCGAGGTCGTGAACGGCATCACGGCGGGCATCGCCGCGCCGGCCGCGCTCGGCATTCCGGTCACGCAGCGCGGCGACGCGCAGGGCGTGATCTTCGTCACCGGCCACGGCGCGGGCGCCGACGAACCCGACTGGCGCGCGCTTGCGGCGACGCGCCTGACGATCGTGATCTATATGGGCATCCGCCGGCTCGATACGATTGCGGCGGCGCTGCGTGACGGTGGCCTGCCCGGCGATACGCCGTGCGCGGCGATCGAGAATGCCACGCGCCCCGGGCAGCGGCACGTGCTCGCGACGCTCGATACCCTCGTCGAACGCGTCGGCGCGACCGGCATCGGTTCGCCGGCGATCGTCGTGATCGGCCGCGTCGCGGCGCTTGCCGACGATCCGGCGGTGCGGGCGGCGCTCGGCGGCGGTGCGTGA
- a CDS encoding cobyrinate a,c-diamide synthase, with protein MPACPALFVSAPASGQGKTSVTAGLARLHRRLGRRVRVFKTGPDFLDPMLLERASGAPVHALDLGMVGEAGCRALLADAAREADLILIEGVMGLFDGTPSSADLAAAFGVPIVAVISAKAMAQTFAAIAFGLARFRPGLPFHGVLANRVGSERHAELLRQALPDDLRWLGHVPADASIALPERHLGLHQPNDIDDLDARLDRAADVLAGTALAELPPAVSFAEPEAAAPLPRALAGKRIAVARDAAFSFIYPANLALLDALGAQLRFFSPLADEGVPDDCDALFLPGGYPELHAAMLAANAATARTIRAHADAGRPIVAECGGMVYLCESLTDVDGAMTPMLGLLPGHATMQRRFAALGMQQFETRTGPMRGHTFHYSRLATPLEPVASAARPDGAPGSGEAVYRSGAIVATYMHMYWPSNPDAVAALFSGEAF; from the coding sequence GTGCCGGCCTGCCCCGCGCTGTTCGTCAGCGCGCCCGCGTCGGGCCAGGGCAAGACGTCGGTGACGGCCGGCCTCGCGCGGCTGCACCGCCGGCTCGGCCGCCGTGTGCGGGTGTTCAAGACCGGGCCCGATTTTCTCGATCCGATGCTGCTCGAACGCGCGAGCGGCGCGCCCGTGCATGCGCTCGACCTCGGGATGGTCGGCGAGGCCGGCTGCCGCGCGCTGCTGGCCGATGCCGCGCGCGAGGCGGACCTGATCCTGATCGAAGGCGTGATGGGGCTGTTCGACGGCACGCCGAGCAGTGCCGATCTCGCCGCCGCGTTCGGCGTGCCGATCGTCGCGGTGATTTCCGCGAAGGCGATGGCGCAGACGTTCGCGGCGATCGCGTTCGGGCTCGCGCGGTTCCGGCCGGGGCTGCCGTTTCACGGCGTGCTGGCGAACCGCGTCGGCTCCGAACGGCACGCGGAATTGCTGCGGCAGGCGCTGCCCGACGACCTGCGCTGGCTCGGGCATGTGCCGGCCGATGCGAGCATCGCGCTGCCGGAGCGGCACCTCGGCCTGCACCAGCCGAACGACATCGACGATCTCGATGCACGGCTCGATCGCGCGGCCGACGTGCTTGCTGGAACAGCACTCGCGGAACTGCCGCCAGCGGTCTCGTTCGCCGAGCCAGAAGCCGCCGCCCCGCTGCCGCGCGCGCTCGCCGGCAAGCGGATCGCGGTGGCGCGCGATGCGGCGTTCTCGTTCATCTATCCCGCGAATCTCGCGCTGCTCGACGCGCTCGGCGCGCAGTTGCGGTTCTTCTCGCCGCTCGCCGACGAGGGCGTGCCCGACGATTGCGACGCGCTGTTCCTGCCGGGCGGCTATCCGGAGCTGCATGCGGCGATGCTCGCGGCGAATGCCGCAACCGCACGGACGATTCGCGCGCACGCCGACGCCGGCCGGCCGATCGTCGCGGAATGCGGAGGGATGGTGTATCTCTGCGAGTCGTTGACGGACGTCGACGGCGCAATGACGCCGATGCTCGGCCTGCTGCCGGGCCATGCGACGATGCAGCGCCGGTTCGCGGCGCTCGGCATGCAGCAGTTCGAGACGCGCACCGGGCCGATGCGCGGTCATACGTTCCACTACTCGCGGCTCGCGACGCCGCTCGAACCGGTCGCGAGCGCCGCGCGCCCCGACGGCGCGCCGGGCAGCGGCGAAGCCGTCTATCGCAGCGGCGCGATCGTCGCGACGTACATGCACATGTACTGGCCGTCGAATCCGGATGCGGTCGCGGCGTTGTTCAGCGGGGAAGCATTCTAG
- a CDS encoding type II toxin-antitoxin system ParD family antitoxin, whose product MSRNTSVSLGDRFAEFVDAQVQSGRYGSASDVVHAGLRLLESHETQMRALQEALKAGEASGVPKPFDSEAFLARMRATHGG is encoded by the coding sequence ATGTCGCGAAACACATCCGTTTCCCTGGGCGACCGCTTTGCCGAATTCGTCGACGCTCAAGTGCAATCGGGGCGCTATGGCTCCGCAAGCGACGTCGTGCACGCCGGTTTGCGACTCCTCGAGTCACACGAAACGCAAATGCGTGCGTTGCAGGAAGCGTTGAAGGCCGGTGAGGCATCAGGGGTGCCCAAGCCGTTCGACAGCGAGGCCTTCCTGGCCCGCATGCGGGCAACGCATGGCGGTTAA
- a CDS encoding formyltransferase family protein, producing MPKKNLVYIQSLRNGAADRAGQPVAYQGGTRYMKAPLEFLVERLNDSPLGERYTLRGVIVDDDDGSPADRAKVADYGFARTPGRPWILPDGLTVHGRPVDELFCSIPSTYRRLPRDASERMAGKQAFERRVLERLLELDADVVVLDGLLVILDELVRPGARFHRRIANIHPGITADDSPYQRRGAWATLDALHGARGERVDWASGATSSVAPVTMTGASFHYVDNGIDSGEVICDVLDTPIAPDDTILELRWNNFQRSLFPALERGLHVLADRHDTGAL from the coding sequence ATGCCGAAGAAAAATCTCGTCTACATCCAGTCGCTGCGCAACGGTGCGGCCGATCGTGCCGGCCAGCCGGTCGCTTATCAGGGCGGCACGCGCTACATGAAGGCGCCGCTCGAATTCCTCGTCGAGCGCCTGAACGACTCGCCGCTCGGCGAGCGCTACACGCTCAGGGGCGTGATCGTCGACGACGACGACGGTTCGCCGGCCGACCGTGCGAAGGTCGCCGATTACGGCTTCGCGCGCACGCCGGGCCGCCCGTGGATCCTGCCGGACGGGTTGACGGTGCACGGCCGGCCGGTCGACGAACTGTTCTGTTCGATTCCGTCGACGTACCGGCGGCTGCCGCGCGACGCGAGCGAGCGCATGGCCGGCAAACAGGCGTTCGAGCGCCGCGTGCTCGAGCGCCTGCTCGAGCTCGACGCCGACGTCGTCGTGCTCGACGGGCTGCTCGTGATCCTCGACGAACTCGTGCGGCCCGGCGCGCGCTTTCACCGGCGCATCGCCAACATCCACCCGGGCATCACGGCCGACGATTCGCCGTACCAGCGGCGCGGCGCGTGGGCGACGCTCGACGCGCTGCATGGCGCGCGCGGTGAGCGGGTCGACTGGGCGAGCGGCGCGACGTCGTCCGTGGCGCCCGTGACGATGACGGGCGCCTCGTTCCACTACGTCGACAACGGCATCGATTCCGGCGAGGTGATCTGCGACGTGCTCGACACGCCGATCGCGCCGGACGACACGATTCTCGAACTGCGCTGGAACAACTTCCAGCGCAGCCTGTTTCCGGCGCTCGAGCGGGGGCTTCACGTCCTCGCCGACCGCCACGACACGGGAGCACTGTGA
- a CDS encoding type IV toxin-antitoxin system AbiEi family antitoxin, giving the protein MPENATLPRSEQHVLDEACAAFERATRRFKARPVRVPAAYNARADAMIRFDVAGQAFEMPVAVSLRVESLAGALAELRRRGGGTPKPGERPLMLVAPHLSAELAAGLTDQGIPFLDTAGNTCLIQPEATVLIAGRPKPARAPRRQASRATTPKGLAVMFALATQPGLVAQPYRGIAAASGVALGTVNLAMDDLIERGLVGRRRNGERLIPDWPRFVQEWVALYPSRLRAKLPSRRFAGLAPDWWRGFDFAAFDARLGGEPAADLLTHDLKPAAITVYTHGTVPNRLLLQARLRPDDRGDVEILEAFWPRSPVLDWHEQDVPLVPPLLIYADLVSSGDSRNLAAAERIHDRYLAHPPA; this is encoded by the coding sequence ATGCCCGAGAATGCCACCCTCCCGAGGTCGGAACAGCACGTGCTCGACGAAGCCTGCGCCGCGTTCGAACGCGCGACCCGGCGCTTCAAGGCGCGGCCCGTGCGCGTACCGGCCGCGTACAACGCGCGTGCCGACGCGATGATCCGCTTCGACGTTGCCGGGCAGGCATTCGAGATGCCGGTCGCCGTGAGCCTGCGCGTCGAATCGCTGGCGGGCGCGCTCGCGGAATTGCGCCGCCGCGGCGGCGGAACCCCGAAGCCCGGCGAGCGGCCGCTGATGCTGGTCGCGCCGCATCTTTCGGCCGAACTGGCCGCCGGCCTGACCGACCAGGGCATCCCGTTTCTCGATACCGCCGGCAACACATGCCTGATTCAGCCGGAGGCCACCGTGCTGATCGCGGGCCGGCCGAAGCCCGCACGCGCACCACGTCGGCAGGCGTCGCGCGCGACGACGCCGAAGGGGCTCGCCGTGATGTTCGCACTCGCGACGCAGCCAGGCCTCGTCGCGCAGCCGTATCGGGGGATTGCCGCCGCATCGGGTGTCGCGCTCGGCACGGTCAATCTCGCGATGGACGATCTGATCGAGCGCGGCCTCGTCGGGCGACGCCGCAACGGCGAGCGCCTGATTCCCGACTGGCCGCGCTTCGTGCAGGAATGGGTCGCGCTGTACCCGAGCCGCTTGCGCGCGAAACTGCCGAGCCGGCGGTTTGCCGGCCTCGCGCCCGACTGGTGGCGCGGGTTCGATTTCGCGGCATTCGACGCGCGGCTCGGCGGTGAGCCGGCGGCCGACCTGCTGACGCACGATCTGAAGCCGGCCGCGATCACCGTCTATACGCACGGCACGGTGCCGAACCGCCTGCTGCTCCAGGCCCGCCTGCGTCCGGACGATCGCGGCGACGTCGAGATCCTCGAAGCGTTCTGGCCGCGCTCGCCTGTGCTCGACTGGCACGAGCAGGATGTGCCGCTCGTGCCGCCGCTCCTGATCTACGCGGATCTCGTCTCGTCCGGGGACAGCCGCAATCTTGCCGCCGCCGAACGGATCCATGACCGATACCTCGCCCACCCGCCCGCTTGA
- the vapB gene encoding type II toxin-antitoxin system VapB family antitoxin has product MRTVSIFKNARNQAIRIPKDMEFEGVTELEIRREGDTLLLRPVRPTWTSFANEPLADADFLADRPAVVEAGRFDLSGSDGTPTESGR; this is encoded by the coding sequence ATGCGCACCGTTTCCATTTTCAAGAACGCCCGTAACCAGGCGATCCGCATCCCGAAGGACATGGAGTTCGAAGGAGTGACGGAGCTCGAGATCCGTCGCGAGGGCGATACGCTGCTGCTGCGCCCGGTGCGTCCCACGTGGACCTCGTTCGCGAACGAGCCGCTGGCCGACGCCGATTTCCTCGCCGATCGCCCGGCCGTCGTCGAAGCCGGCCGCTTCGACCTGTCCGGCAGCGATGGCACACCGACGGAGTCCGGCCGGTGA
- a CDS encoding HoxN/HupN/NixA family nickel/cobalt transporter: MLDSLFRLFNDSSSGLRGKIVAIYVLLIVFNAGAWVWVFAAFHGQPVLLGTALLAYVFGLRHAVDADHIAAIDNVTRKLMQEGRSPLGAGLFFSLGHSTVVIVMSVVVALTAASIAGFDGLRAIGGTISTCVSAFFLLLLAAANLMILISVCRTFRAVKRGEPLVEEDLHLLMNKRGVFARIFRPLFRLVSRSWHLYPIGFLFGIGFDTATEIALFGISATQVQGGMSFWSVMALPALFTAGMTLVDTTDGILMMGAYRWAYVRPIRKLYYNITITFVSVLVAALIGGIEVLALIADKLSLQGPVWDFASMAAAHFGMLGYIVIGLFVASWLVSAVIYRVKRYDEIDVTISV; this comes from the coding sequence ATGCTCGATTCGCTGTTTCGCCTGTTCAACGACAGCTCATCCGGGCTGCGCGGCAAGATCGTCGCAATCTATGTGCTGCTGATCGTCTTCAACGCAGGCGCGTGGGTCTGGGTGTTCGCCGCCTTCCATGGCCAGCCGGTGCTGCTCGGAACCGCGCTGCTCGCGTACGTATTCGGCCTGCGCCACGCGGTCGACGCCGACCACATCGCGGCGATCGATAACGTCACGCGCAAGCTGATGCAGGAAGGCCGCAGCCCGCTCGGCGCGGGCCTGTTCTTCTCGCTCGGCCATTCGACGGTGGTGATCGTGATGTCGGTCGTGGTTGCGCTGACGGCGGCGTCGATCGCAGGCTTCGACGGCTTGCGCGCGATCGGCGGGACGATCAGCACCTGCGTGTCGGCGTTTTTCCTGCTGCTGCTCGCGGCCGCGAACCTGATGATTTTGATCTCCGTATGCCGGACGTTCCGCGCGGTGAAGCGTGGAGAGCCGCTCGTAGAAGAGGATCTCCATCTGCTGATGAACAAGCGCGGCGTGTTTGCGCGCATTTTCCGGCCGTTGTTCCGGCTCGTGTCGCGCAGCTGGCACCTGTATCCGATCGGTTTCCTGTTCGGGATCGGCTTCGACACCGCGACCGAGATCGCGCTGTTCGGCATCTCGGCAACGCAGGTGCAGGGCGGGATGTCGTTCTGGTCGGTGATGGCGCTGCCCGCGCTGTTCACCGCCGGCATGACGCTCGTCGACACGACCGACGGCATCCTGATGATGGGTGCGTACCGCTGGGCGTACGTGCGGCCGATCCGCAAGCTCTACTACAACATCACGATCACGTTCGTCTCCGTGCTGGTCGCCGCGCTGATCGGCGGCATCGAGGTGCTTGCGCTCATCGCCGACAAGCTGTCGCTGCAAGGCCCCGTCTGGGATTTCGCATCGATGGCGGCCGCGCATTTCGGCATGCTCGGCTACATCGTGATCGGGCTGTTCGTCGCGAGCTGGCTCGTGTCGGCCGTGATCTACCGCGTGAAGCGCTACGACGAAATCGACGTGACCATCTCCGTCTGA
- a CDS encoding cobalamin biosynthesis protein, translating to MRVALGVGFRASVTAAQLDAAIRAALALYPFAEPAIVATLADKARARALRTLCARRGWRLVAFDAARLASRPELAASGPSDAALARYGVAGVAEPCAQLAAPHGRLLGPKSIRDGVTVALAGPL from the coding sequence ATGCGCGTCGCGCTCGGCGTCGGTTTCCGCGCAAGCGTCACGGCCGCGCAACTCGATGCCGCGATTCGCGCGGCGCTGGCGCTTTACCCGTTCGCCGAACCGGCGATCGTCGCAACGCTCGCCGACAAGGCGCGTGCCCGCGCGCTGCGTACGCTGTGCGCGCGACGCGGCTGGCGGCTCGTCGCGTTCGACGCGGCGCGGCTCGCGAGCCGTCCCGAACTGGCCGCGAGCGGCCCGTCGGACGCCGCGCTCGCGCGCTACGGCGTCGCGGGCGTGGCCGAGCCGTGCGCGCAGCTCGCGGCGCCGCACGGCCGGCTGCTGGGCCCCAAATCCATCCGGGACGGCGTGACGGTCGCACTCGCCGGCCCGCTCTGA
- a CDS encoding GNAT family N-acetyltransferase: protein MEDTLTKPAGAADAVEGEVAAALDGAAHDQATQVAEHTLDAWHPDDSPDWLLAAFVPLFNTDTRYDAATISVPLGGASAAAVASYVARAVREGVIDGAQVAGDTLRLTVSRTTFWQNPRPWLKAPASGGMPLRYAITNGHRHPVRPPSPAGEVYARYMPQVGMTFSLRTVDIDAHADLFSGWMNLDRVAHFWDQRGTRDEHAAYLAERLDDPHMHPMIGYFDDTPFGYFEFYWAKEDRLAPFYDAHDYDRGLHLLIGDSRFQSAGKLHAWWSGVLHYMFVDEPRTQRLVGEPRVDHVRHIAYMHRLGFYTLKEFDFPHKRAALTVIERDTFFDTFRLP from the coding sequence ATGGAAGACACGCTGACGAAACCGGCCGGCGCGGCGGACGCCGTCGAAGGTGAAGTGGCCGCGGCGCTCGATGGCGCCGCACATGACCAGGCGACGCAGGTCGCGGAGCACACGCTCGACGCATGGCATCCCGACGACTCGCCGGACTGGCTGCTCGCGGCGTTCGTGCCGTTGTTCAATACCGACACGCGGTACGACGCGGCGACGATCTCGGTGCCGCTCGGCGGCGCCAGTGCGGCGGCCGTCGCGTCATACGTGGCGCGAGCAGTGCGCGAGGGCGTGATCGACGGCGCGCAAGTCGCGGGCGACACGCTGCGGCTCACCGTGTCGCGCACGACGTTCTGGCAGAACCCGCGGCCGTGGCTGAAGGCGCCCGCATCGGGCGGCATGCCGCTGCGCTACGCGATCACGAACGGCCACCGGCACCCGGTGCGGCCGCCGTCTCCGGCCGGCGAAGTCTACGCACGCTACATGCCGCAGGTGGGGATGACGTTCAGCCTGCGCACCGTCGACATCGACGCGCACGCGGACCTGTTCAGCGGCTGGATGAATCTCGACCGCGTCGCGCATTTCTGGGACCAGCGCGGCACGCGCGACGAGCATGCGGCATATCTCGCCGAGCGGCTCGACGATCCGCACATGCACCCGATGATCGGCTATTTCGACGACACGCCGTTCGGCTATTTCGAGTTCTACTGGGCCAAGGAGGACCGTCTCGCGCCGTTCTACGACGCGCACGACTACGATCGCGGGCTGCACCTGCTGATCGGCGACTCGCGCTTCCAGAGCGCCGGCAAGCTGCATGCGTGGTGGAGCGGGGTGCTGCACTACATGTTCGTCGACGAACCGCGCACGCAGCGGCTTGTCGGCGAGCCGCGCGTCGATCACGTGCGGCACATCGCGTACATGCACCGGCTCGGGTTCTACACGCTGAAGGAATTCGACTTCCCGCACAAGCGCGCGGCGCTCACCGTGATCGAGCGCGATACCTTCTTCGACACTTTCCGGTTGCCGTGA
- a CDS encoding PIN domain-containing protein, producing MTTLYMLDTNICSFIMRERPPVVLSRLQSCVNAQHRIVVSAITYAEMRFGAVGKKASPKHAELVTAFVSRLDGVLSWDTAAVDATAAIRADLAARGTPIGANDASIAGHAIAAGAVLVTNNGREFGRVAGLSLEDWAA from the coding sequence GTGACCACGCTCTACATGCTCGATACGAACATCTGTTCGTTCATCATGCGCGAGCGGCCGCCGGTGGTCCTGTCGCGGTTGCAATCCTGCGTCAATGCGCAGCACCGGATCGTCGTATCGGCAATTACCTATGCCGAGATGCGGTTCGGTGCGGTCGGCAAGAAGGCATCGCCGAAGCATGCGGAACTCGTGACGGCCTTTGTCTCGCGGCTGGACGGCGTGCTGTCGTGGGATACGGCGGCCGTGGACGCGACGGCCGCGATTCGCGCCGATCTCGCCGCGCGCGGCACGCCGATCGGCGCAAACGACGCGTCGATCGCCGGGCATGCGATCGCGGCCGGCGCGGTGCTCGTGACGAACAACGGTCGGGAATTCGGCCGTGTCGCGGGGCTGTCGCTCGAGGACTGGGCGGCCTGA